The nucleotide sequence GCAACCGCCTGTCCGGCTCGGTGTCGGTGCGGGTGATTGAGGTCGATGCCAGCGGCCTGCTGCGGATTGCCGGGCGCAAACGCCTGCAGCTCAATCGTGGCGACGAAACCCTGGAGATCAGCGGCTGGGTGCGGCCAGAAGACATCGCGCCGGACAACACCCTGCTGTCCGATCGGGTCGCCGATGCCGATGTTCGATACGCCGGACGTGGTGCCCTGGGCGATGCCAACGCCCAAGGCTGGCTGGCGCGATTCTTCAACCACCCCTTGTGGCCCTTCTAGGAGCAGGCGGATGAACGACACACGGCATTCCGGCACCGAGGGTGGCACCACGGCTTCGTCGCCGTGTCTGCTGCGGTTGGTCGTCTCGAACGGCGCCCGGGTGCCGTCGACCGTCACCCGGATGCCGCCACCTCCCCACTCGCCGTCGGAACAGGTGCCCCTACCGGCGACGGTCCGGTTGCGGTCGCCGCCGTTGCCGGTGGCACGCGCGTTCTTCATCGCGGCACTGGTGCTGCTGGCGCTGCTGTCGCTGGCGCAGACCGCACACGCCGAGCGCATCAAGGACATCGCCAGCCTCGCCGGCGTGCGCAGCAACGCGCTGATGGGTTACGGCCTGGTGGTGGGGCTGGATGGCTCCGGCGACCAGACCTCGCAGGCCCCCTTCACCACCCAGGCGCTGCGCAATCTGCTGACGCAGTTGGGCGTCACGATTCCGACGTCGGTCAATCCGCAGCTGAAGAATGCCGCGGCGGTGATGGTGCAGGCGGAGTTGCCGCCATTTTCGCGGCCGGGTCAATTGATTGATGTCACCGTGGCGTCGGTCGGCAATGCTGGCTCGCTGCGCGGTGGGGCACTGTTGATGACGGCCCTGAAGGGCGCCGATGGCCAGGTCTACGCCATCGCCCAGGGCAACCTGGTGGTGGGGGGCTTCGGCGTCGAAGGCAGCGATGGTTCGCGGGTGTCGCTCAACGTGCCCTCTGCGGGTCGGATTCCCAACGGGGCCAGTGTCGAACGTCCGGCACCGGCCGCGTTTGACCCATCCGGCCGGCTCGCCCTGCAACTGCATACGGCCGATTTCACCACTGCCGCGCGGGTCGCCGAGACCGTCAACGCGGTCTACGGCGAGGGCACGGCACAGGCTGAGGACGGTGTCACCATCCACATCCGCGCGCCGCATCCCGCCCAGCGCGTCGCGTTTCTGTCCGAGCTGGAAGTGCTGGAGGTTGATCCCGGCCGGGCGCCGGCGCGGGTGGTGGTCAACTCGCGCACCGGCACCATTGTCATCGGTGAATCGGTACGGGTGCGGCCGGCGGCGGTCGCCCACGGTTCGCTGTCGGTCACCATTGCCGAGCAGTTCCAGATCAGTCAGCCGGCACCGTTTTCCGACGGCGAGACGGTGGTGGTGCCGGATTCCCGGATCGCCGTCGAGCAGCAGGGCGACGGCCGCATGTTCCTGTTCGATGCCGGGGTCACCCTGGCCGAGATCGTGCAGGCGGTGAATCAGGTCGGGGCGGCCCCCGGCGATCTCATTGCCATCCTCGAAGCCCTGAAGCAGGCGGGTGCCTTGCGCGCCGAGCTGGTGGTCATCTGATGAACCCGCTGGATGCCCTGTCCGGCAACCTCACCGCACTGCGGCAGGAGGTCCGTGCGGCGGTCCCGGAGGCGGCCCGTGAAGTGGCGCGCCAGTTCGAAAGCCTGTTCGCCCAGCAACTGCTGGCTGGCATGCGCAGCACCGCCAAGGTGCCGGGCAGCGGGGTCAGCGACGCCGGCGCCTATCAGTCCTTGTTCGACCAGCAAATGGCCGGACTGATGACCCGCGGCAAGGGGCTGGGGCTGGCTGAACAGCTGGTGCAGCAGTGGCAGCGCCAGGGGGTCGTACCGGATCTGGCCACGGCACCGGCAGCGGTGCTGCCGACCATGCGTCCGCCGGCATCGCCGGTGACATCGGCACCCGCCGCCACACGGTCCCTCGGCGACCGCATCACCGATTTCGTCGAGCGGCTGGCGCCACTGGCGCGTGACGCTGCCCGCACGCTCGGCGTGGCACCGCAGGCGATTCTGGCGCAGGCCGCGCTGGAGACCGGATTCGGTCGGCATCAGCCGGGCGGCACGTCCCACAACCTGTTCGGCATCAAGGCCGGCGGGCGCTGGCAGGGAGCGGCCGTCACGGCCACCACCACGGAAGTCCGGCAGGGCATCAGCCGTCGGGAAAGCGCCGAATTCCGGCGCTACGACAGCGCCGCCGACAGCGTCCGCGACTATGTGTCGCTGCTACAACAACCCCGCTATGCCGCGGCGCGGGATACCGGTCACGATATCGCCCGGTTTGCACAAGCGCTGCAGGATGCCGGCTACGCCACCGATCCACGCTATGCCGAGAAGCTGACCCGGCTGGCAGCACACCCCGCCATCGCCGGAGTGACCGACCATGAGTGATCTCCTGCGTATCGGCAGCACCGCGCTGCAGGCCTACAGCACCGCGCTGGCCACCACCAGCCACAACGTGGCCAATGCCGGCACTGCGGGCTACAGCCGGCAGCGCGTTGAACTCAGTACCCAACCGACCACCGGTCGTATCGGCAATGGCGTGCAACCGGCGCAGATCCGGCGGCTGACCGACACCTGGCTACAGTCGCGGCTCACGGATGACGGCGCCGCCGCCAGCCGTCACGGTGCGGCACGTGACCTGCTGATCCGGGCCGACACGTTGCTGTCAGACCCGACCGCCGGCCTTGCGGCTCCGCTCAACGCCCTCAACAGTGCGACGCAAGCATTGATGGCCGACCCCGCGTCGCTGTCGGCACGGCAGACGCTGCTGGCGCAGGCTGAAGGCGTGGCCGATCGGTTCTCGCAACTGGACCAGGGCCTGGTGGCAATGGACCGGGAAATCGACGGGCGGATGCGCGAAAGCGTGCAGACCGCCAACCAATGGATCGACCGCATCGACAGTCTCAACCGCAGCATCAGCCTCGCCGCGCCGGGCAATGGCGGCCAGCCGCCAGCCGACCTGCTGGATCAACGTGATGAAGCGGTACGCCAGCTCGCAAGCCAGATCGGTGTCCGCACGGTGACCCAGGACAGCGGCAACCTGGCGGTCTTTCTCGAAGACGGCCAGCCGCTGGTGCTGGACGGCCAGGCACGGCATCTGACGCTGGAGCCCACCACCGCCAGCGGCCGTTTCCAGATTCGGCTTGAGGGCACCGGCGGCAGTGTGCCGGTGGGACGACCCGCCGGCGGCGCACTGGCCGGCCTGCTCGATGCCCGGGCCCAGGCCGTCGACAGTCCGCGTGCAGCGTTGCAGGCACTGGCCACCGATATCGCCGATGCCTACAACACCGCGCAGGCCGGCGGCCGTGATCTTGATGGCAATGCCGGCACGGCGCTGTTTACCACGCCGCCGTTGGCGCGGGCGGTGGATGATCCGCGGGCCCTCGCGCTCGCAGGCCCGCCGCCCGCCGGGCTTGCCGACAACGCCGCCTGGGCCACCGTCAACGCCTGGTCCGGGGCGCCGTTGGCCAGCCGCGCCGGCGAGGTGGTGGGCACCCTGGGGCTGGCCGCACAGCAGGCCGATGCCCGCGCCAGCGCCGCCGATGCGCTGGCGACCCAGTCGCGTGATGCGCTGGGATCGGTGGCGGGTGTCAACCTCGACGAAGAAGCGGCTGACCTGCTGCGCTACCAGCAGGCCTATCAGGCAGCGGCGCAGATGATCGCGACCGCCGACACCGTGTTTCAGACCCTGCTCAACGCGGTCCGGAGATAGCCATGCGCGTATCCAGTGAAACCCTGTTCCGCAGTGCCACCGGCGCCATGCAAGGGCACAACGGCACGCTGGTTCAGCTTCAGGAACAGATCGGCAGTGGCCGCCGCTTTCACCATGCACACGAGGCACCCGCTGCTGCGGCCTCGGTGATGGAATGGGAGGCTGCGCAGGCGCGCATTGCCGCGCAGGCAGGGGCCGCGGACCGGGTGCAGCATCGGCTCGGCATGACCGAAGCCGCTCTCGACGATGCCCAGGTGATGATCGACCGGGTGCGCGAGCAACTGCTGTCAGGCCGTTCAGACACCCGTAGCGACAGCGATCGGATTTTGCTCGCAGACGAAGTGGCCGGGCTTGCCCGCGACTGGCTGCAACTCGCCAACCGCGACAATGGCAGTGGTGAAGCCCTGTTTGCCGGCACTGGCCTGGGGGCCGCGTTCGATGCCAACGGAGGCTACCTGGGCAGCACCGTGGCGCGTCAGGTCGAGGTCGCCGACGGCCAGCAGCTGCCGGACGGCCTGACCGGTGATCGTGTTTTCGGTGATGCCGGCGGGCAGGACAGTTTCGCTTGGCTGGCGGCGGCGGAAGCCGCCTTGCGGGACGCCGACCCGGCCACCCGCCATGCCGCGCTCGATGCTGCCCTCGCGGGCATCGACGCCGTCGCCGAGAACCTCAGCCGCGCCCGCACCGATACCGGCAACCGGCTCAACGCGCTCGACCGCGCCGCCACCTGGCGGGAAGGCGCCGACGCCCAGCTCAGCCTGGCCCTGTCGCGGCTCCGCGACACCGACCTGATTGACGCCGCCACCCAGCTCGCCCAGACCAGCGCCCAACAAAGCGCCGCCCAGACCGCCTACCTGCAGATTTCCAGCCTGTCGCTGTTCGACCGCCTGCGCTGACGCAAGCGGCTACGACATGGTGTTGTCCCGCTCGCTGAAGTGCCTGGCCCATTCGGTGTCCAGCGGCTAGACAGGCGCCTTACCGGGGTTCAGGGAACGAAAGCGGGCAGGGGTTCTGGAAAGCGCCGGGCGCGGTGCCAGTCGGGCCCGAGATGGCCGCCCACCATGCGCCAGTAGAGGTGGGGCAGGTAGTACTTCTTCAGCCACCAGTAGCTGCGCCGCGGCACTCTGGGATCCAGGGGAAAGCTGGGTGTGATGGCGCCGTCATAGGCAAACTCCGCCAGCATGATGCGGCCTTTCGAAGTGGTCAGCGGGCATGAGGCGTAGCCGTCGTAGCGGCGCTCGGTGCCCCGTCCGTCAAGTTGTCGCAGCAGGTTGGCCACCAGCACCGGCGCCTGGGCACGGACCGCCGCTGCGGTCTTGCTGTTGGGGGTGGTGGTGCAGTCGCCGAGGCCGAACACGGTGTCGAAGCGGCTGTGCCGCAGGCTGTGCCGGTCGACACTCACCCAGCCGCTATCGTCCGCCAACGCTGAGCGCTTGATGACGTCCGGTGCCGACTGCGGCGGGACCACGTGCAAGAGATCGAAGGGGTGAGTCTGCTGGGCGGTGTTGCCATCGGTGGTCACCTCGAAGGTGGCCTGGCGTGCCGGACCGTCGACCGCGATCAGGCGGTGCCCGAAATGCGGGGTGATGCCGTAGTCGGCGACCACCCGATCGAGCGCCTTGGCGTAGAACGGCACACCGAACATCGCCGGCCCCGGTGTGAAGAAGTGCGCATGGACTGCCTGTCCGCGGCGGCGGCAGTGATCGGCCGCCATATACAGAATCTTTTGCGGTGCCCCGGCGCACTTGATGGGCATGGGCGGCTGGGTGAACAGGGCCTGGGCATCCCGGGGCAATCGTTGCAGGGTCTGCCAGGTGTAGGGCGCCAGGTCATAGCGGTAGTTGCTGCAGACGCCGTTGGCGCCGAGGGTGTCGGTCAGGCCCTCGATGCGGTCCCAGTCCAGCTGCAGGCCCAGTGCCGTGACCAGAAAGCGGTAGCCGATGCGGCGACCATCCTCGAGGACGACGACCTGGTGTTCGGGTTCAAAGGCGGTGACGCGGGCCTGCAGCCAGGAGACGCCTCTTGGGATCACGGCCGCCATCGGGCGGCGGGTGGCCTCGGGGCGGAACTCACCGGCACCAACCAGGGTCCAGGCGGGCTGGTAGCAGTGGTACTCGGCGGGGTCGATCAGGGCGATGTCGAGGTCGGGACGTGCCTGCTTCAGCAGCGAGGCGACCGTCAGGCCGCCGGCACCGGCCCCGACAATAACGACGACATGGCGGTGGGCGGGCAGATTCATGCGGGTTCTCCGGCAGCAGTAGGCTTGAAAGCAAAGGGACGGCGGCGTAATATCGTTTATAGAATATCTATATTCCATAAAGAAATAAACGACCCCGTTCACCGCCTTGGAGCATTGCCGTGATTTTCCGCCAGTTTTTCGATGCCGAATCCAGCACCTACACCTATCTGATGGCGTCGGGCCAGGGACGTGAGGCGGTCATCATTGACCCGGTCCGCGAGCAGCTGGAGCACTATCTGGCCGCAGTGACGGCGCTCGAGCTGAAACTGGTCAAGGCGATCGATACCCACACCCACGCCGATCACATCACCGCCCTCGGTGCCCTGAGGGACCGTACCGGTTGCGTCACCCTGATGGGCGAGTTCACCAAGGCCGAGTGCGTGTCGATGTCGGTGCGCGAGGGTGAGCGGATCGATATCGATGGCGTGCAGCTGAAGGCGCTGTACACGCCGGGCCATACCGACGAGTCCTTCAGTTTCGTGTTGCGGCCGGAACGGCCCGCAGCCGTGTTCACCGGCGATGTCCTGTTGATCCGCGGTACCGGTCGCACCGATTTCCAGGGCGGCGATCCGCACAAGAGCTGGGATTCGATCGTCAACACCCTGTTCCGCCTGCCAGATGACACCTTGGTGTATCCGGCCCATGACTACAAGGGCTGGACCGCCTCCAGCATCGGCGAGGAAAAGCGCCACAACCCGCGCCTGGCGGGCAAGGACGAGGCGGCCTATGTCGACATCATGCGCAACCTCAATCTGGCCAATCCGAAACTGATGGATGTTGCGGTGCCGGCCAATCTCGCCTGCGGCAAGACCTGAGCTGCCGCATGAACCTGCGCCGTCACCTGCCGCTGTTGGCGGACCTGCGAGGCATGGGGGCGGCGCAGGTGATGCAGGATCTGGTTGCCGGCACCATTACCGCGATCCTGCTCATCCCCCAGGCCCTGGCCTATGCCTTGCTGGCCGGGTTGCCGCCCGAGGTGGGCCTGTATGCCAGCGTGCTGCCACCGGTGCTGTATGCGCTCACGGGCAGCAGCCGGACCTTGTCGCTGGGGCCGGTGGCCGTCGCGGCGGTGATGGTGGCGGCAGCGCTGACGCCGTTTGCGGGCGGAGACCCTCAGCGCTATCTCGGTGGCGCGCTGATGTTGTCGGCGATGGTGGGGGCGATGCTGCTGGTCATGGGGGTCCTGCGACTGGGTTGGTTGACGCACTTCATCAGCCACCCGGTGCTGTCGGGCTTCACCACCGGTGCGGCGATCTTCATCGTCGGCACCCAGTTGGCGGCACTCACCGGCATTCCGGTGCCGCGCGATGTCGATTTCGTAGGAAGTCTGCAGGCGCTGGCGGCCGGCCTGACGACCCTCAACCCGGTGACTGTCAGCTTCGGTCTCACCGCCGTCGGTGCGCTGTTGCTGGCGCGTGCGCCGCTGTTGCGATTGTTGCAATCAATGGGGCTGTCGGCATCGCAGGCCGCCGTGGTCAGTCGCGCCGCGCCACTGTTGTTGGTGGTCGTCGGGGTGGCGCTGTCGGTCGTGACAGCCGCCGCTGCCCGGCACGGCGTTGCGGTGGTTGGCGTCATTCCCCAGGGGCTGCCGGTGCCATCGCTCGCCTTTCTGCATGCCGAGGGTTGGCGGGCGCTGCTGCCGTCGGCGGCGCTGATCGCGCTGATCGGCTATGTCGAGAGCATCTCGGTCGCACGCACGCTGGCGTTCCGGCGGCGTCAGCGCATCGACCCCGATCAGGAACTGCGGGCGCTGGGGATCAGCAACCTCGGCAGTGCGGTGGCCGGGGCCATGCCGGTGGCCGGCGGCTTTTCGCGGTCCATGGTCAACTTCGAAGCGGGCGCGCAGACCCAGCTGGCCGCCGTGATCACCGCGCTCTGGGTGGCGCTGGCGGCGTTCGGCTTTACCGGGCTGCTGGCGCCGCTGCCGAAAGCGGTGCTGGCCGCCATCATCGTGGTGGCGGTGTGGCAGTTGATCGATCTGCGATCCTTGCGGCATACCTTCCGCTTCAGCCGCGCCGACGGCGCCGCTCAGGCGGCGACATTGCTGGGGGTGCTGGCGTTCGGCATCGAGGCCGGCCTGATGATCGGTGTGGTGATGGCGCTGACGGCCTTTCTCTATCGCACCAGTCGCCCGCATGTGGCCACGGTGGGGCGCATCCCCGGCACCGAGCACTTCCGCAACGTGCACCGTCACGTCGTGGAGACCTGGCCGGCGCTGCTGCTGATCCGCATTGACGAACACCTGTACTTTGCCAACACGCCGCGCCTGGAGACGGAACTGCAGCAGCGGGTAGTGGATCAGGCAGGTGTTGAAGACGTGGTGCTGGTGCTGTCCGGTGTCGGCTTCATCGACGCCAGTGGCCTCGAAATGCTGGACAGCTTCGAGGCGGCATTGCGTAGTGCCGGCCAGCGCCTGCATCTGGCTGAGGTGAAAGGGCCGGTGATGGACCAGCTCCGCGCTACCACGCTGCTGCAGCGCCTGGGGCCGGACCGCCTGCACCTGTCGGCGGAGGCTGCGGTTCGTGCCTGCCGGCCGGTCGATGCGCCACGGACCGTCAGCTGACGCTACCATCCGTATCTCACCCGAAACGATAGGCTCCCCATGAATCCGACGCTGCCACCGCTGCCAATGATGGGACGCCCGCTGCCCAATGTGATCACCGCAGGCCAGCCTTCGCCCGAGGACTTCCAGGCGCTCAAGGCCGCCGGTGTGACCCATGTCATCAATCTGCGGCCAGCCACAGAAGATGCCGGCTTCGATCAGGCTGCGCTGATGCAGAAACTGGGGCTGGACTATATGGTGATTCCGGTGGCCGGCGCCGATGACCTCAATGCCGACACCGCGCGCGCGCTCGATGCGGCGATGGCCAAGGCCGGCGAAACCCCGGTACTGGTGCACTGTGCCAGTGCCAACCGGGTCGGCGCGTTGCTGGCGCTGCGCGCTGCGTGGCTAATGGGCACGCCGGTGGATCAGGCGCTGGCGCTGGGACGGGCAGGCGGGCTGACCCGCATGGAGCCGATGGTGGCGCAGCTGCTGCAGCGAGGGCCCTGAATCCGAGCCCGGTGGCCGTGGCAAACGCGAATGGTGGTGATGGGCGGAATCGAACCGCCGACCTAGGGGTTATGAATCCCTCGCTCTAACCGACTGAGCTACATCACCATGTGCCGCGTGCGGGGGCGCGATTCTAATGAAAGCCGCTGCTGGCGTCGAGTGTGGGGCGCCAGCAGCCGCCCTCAAACGTTGAAGCGGAAGTGCATGACGTCGCCTTCCTTGACGATGTAGTCCTTGCCTTCCAGGCGCAGGCGACCGGCTTCCTTGGCGCCACTTTCGCCTCGGTACTGGATGAAATCGTCATAACCGATGACCTCGGCCTTGATGAAGCCGCGTTCGAAATCGGTATGGATCACGCCGGCGGCCTGGGGCCCGGTCGCACCGACTTTGACCGTCCAGGCGCGCACTTCCTGCACGCCGGCGGTGAAGTAGGTCTGCAGGCCGAGCAGGCTGTAAGCACCCCGAATAACGCGGTTCAGCCCCGGCTCTTCCAGGCCTAGCTCAGCGAGAAATTCGGCCTTGTCGGTATCGTCGAGCTGCGCAATCTCGGCCTCGATGGCGGCGCATACCGGCACCACCTGGGCATTCTCGGCGGCCGCGTAGGCTTTCACTCGGTCCAGCAATTCGTTGCCGTTGGCGAGCCCGGCCTCGTCGACATTGGCGATGTAGAGCGCCGGTTTGGCGGTGATCAGGTGGTAGTCGCGCAGCTGCAGTCGGTCATCGGCGCTGAGCTCGAGGGCGCGTACGGCGAGACCCTGATCGAGATGCGCCTGCACCCGCGTCAGCAGTTCGACCTTGGCAACGGCGTCCTTGTTGCCCGACTTGGCGCCCTTGGCCGCCCGATCGAGTGCCTTGGTGACCGCGTCAAGGTCGGCCAGTGCCAGTTCGGTGTTGATGATTTCGATATCGCGGACCGGGTCGACCCCGCCAGCGACATGGATGACGTCATCATCAACAAAGCAGCGGGTGACATGGGCAATCGCATCCGTTTCGCGGATGTGCGCCAGGAACTGGTTGCCAAGACCCTCGCCCTTGCTGGCGCCGGCAACCAGACCGGCGATATCGACGAACTCCACGGTGGCACCGAGAATGCGCTGAGGGCGCACGATTTCCGCCAACGCGTCGAGTCGCGGATCAGGTACGGCAACGACGCCGACATTCGGGTCGATGGTGCAGAACGGGTAGTTTTCTGCTGCGATCTGCGCCTTGGTCAAGGCATTGAACAGGGTGGACTTGCCTACGTTGGGAAGACCGACGATGCCGCACTTGATGCCCATTGAACGCTCGTATTGGCTGATGCGTGAGTGGTGATGGAGATGCCGTCAGGCTGAGCCTGCGGCACTGTCCCGGTTATGTTTTTCAGTATGCAACTGCTGCAGGGCCTTGTCCCACGAACCCCGCAGCCAGGTGTCGGTGGCATCGGCTGCGCGACCGAGACCATCGAGGATGGCGGTTTCGTCGTCGCGCGAGGGTCGTCCGAGCACGTAGTTCAGTACCATCGCCTTGTCGCCCGGGTGGCCGATGCCGATACGCAGGCGCCGGTAGCCGGAACCGATCTGGCCATGCAGGTCACGCAGCCCGTTGTGACCACCGTGGCCTCCGCCCAACTTCAGGCGCATGGTGCCGGCGGCGAGGTCCAGTTCATCATGTGCCACCAGTACGTCATCGGGTGCGATCTTGTAGAACTGGCACAGCGCCTGAGCCGCCCGTCCGCTGCGGTTCATGAAGGTGGTTGGCTTCAACAGCAGGATATCCTGCCCACCGATGCGCGCGCGCCCGAACAGGCCGTGAAACTTGCTCTCGGCGCGCAACGGGACGCCGGCGCGATCGGCGAGGCGGTCGACGAACCAGAAGCCGGCATTGTGTCGCGTAGCTTCATATTCGCTGCCGGGGTTCCCCAGCCCGATGATGGCGATCTTGTGGTCTGCCATGCCGCTAAGTTCCGTGTCCCTGTTCAACAAAAAACCCGTCCGCGCGCGACAGCGAACGGACGGGTTCTGACCCTGCGAGGGTCGGACTAGTCCTTCTTCTCTTCGCCTTCAGCGGCGTCGTCGCCCTCGGCGTCACCCTCTTCACTGTCACCCGCACCAGCCTTGGTGAGGTGGCAGGAAGCGACGGTGATGTCGGCGCCGTGCTTGAGTTCGATCAAGCTCACGCCGGCTGGCAGGTTGAGGTTCGACAGGTGCACGACGTCCCCCAGTTTCATCGCCGACAGGTCGACTTCGATGAACTCCGGCAGATTCGCGGGCAGACACTCGACTTCCACTTCATTCTGGTGATGCTCGATCATGCCGCCGCCAAGCTTCACGCCCGGGGCAGTAGCATCACCCTTGAAGTGCAGCGGGACGGTCTTGCGCAGCAGCTGGTCGGCGACCACGCGCTGGAAGTCGGCGTGCAGAATGGTTTCGTCGCGCACCGGATGGCGCTGCAGTGCTTTCAGCACGGCCTGCTGCTCAACGCCGTCCACCTTGACCGTCAGGATGTGTGAGTAGAACGCTTCGACGCGCAGTTGCTTCATCAGCTCGTTCTGGCTGACCTGGATGTTCTGCGGCGCATCGTTGCCGCCATAGATGATGGCCGGCACCTTGCCCTCGCGACGCAGACGGCGGCTCGCACCCGTTCCCTGCAACGCGCGGACTTCTGCTTCAACTACAAAGGTTTGTGTCATGGAGTGACCCCGATAATGTCATTAAGAAACCCCGCGAGGTCCGCGACCAGACCGCGCGAGGGGCGCAGATTGTAGCGGAAGGGGGGGAAGCGGGCGAGTGGGGGCGGCGTCGGGCCCCGGACGCGGTCGTGATCGCCGGGGTGTCGGGTCAGTCGACGTAGAGCGAGGACACCGATTCTTCCGCCGACACGCGGCGGATGGTTTCGGCCAACAGGGAGCCGATGGAAAGCTGGCGGATCTTCGGGCAGGCCGCCGCCGCCGGGTTCAGCGGGATGGTGTCGGTGACCACCAGCTGATCCAGTTCGGAGTGGGTGATGTTGGTGATGGCCGGGCCCGACAGGATCGGGTGGGTGACATAGGCCACCACCCGGATGGCGCCGTGCTCCTTGAGCGCGGCCGCCGCCTTGCAGAGGGTGCCGGCGGTGTCGGCCATGTCGTCGACCAGCACGCAACTACGGCCGTTGACGTCGCCGATGATGTTCATCACCCGTGACTCGTTGGCCCGTGGGCGGCGCTTGTCGATGATGGCGAGGTCGGCGTCATCCAGCCGTTTTGCCACTGCCCGCGCGCGCACCACGCCGCCGACGTCCGGCGAGACGACGATGAGGTTCTCGTACTTTTGCCGCCAGATGTCGCCGAGCAACACCGGACTGGCGTAGACGTTGTCGACCGGAATGTCGAAGAAGCCCTGGATCTGGTCAGCGTGTAGGTCCACCGTCAGCACCCGGTCGGCGCCGCATTCGCCGAGCATGTCGGCGACCACCTTGGCCGAGATCGGCACCCGGCTGGAACGCGGCCGACGGTCCTGGCGGGCGTAGCCGAAGTAGGGAATGACCGCGCAGATGCGGCCAGCCGAGGCGCGCTTCAGCGCATCGAGCATCATCAGCAATTCAACGATGTTGTCGTTGGTGGGTGCGCAGGTGGGCTGAATCACGAAGACGTCGCGACCGCGCACGTTCTCGAGAATCTCGACCTGAACCTCACCATCGGAGAAGCGGCCGACGACCGCCTGCCCCAGGGGGATCTTGAGATAGTTGGCGATGTCTTTGGCGAGCTTGGGGTTCGCGTTGCCGGAGAACAACGTCAACTTGGATTCGGCCATGGGTATGCGTCGGTTGGCGGTAGCGATGGGC is from Flagellatimonas centrodinii and encodes:
- a CDS encoding flagellar basal body P-ring protein FlgI, whose amino-acid sequence is MNDTRHSGTEGGTTASSPCLLRLVVSNGARVPSTVTRMPPPPHSPSEQVPLPATVRLRSPPLPVARAFFIAALVLLALLSLAQTAHAERIKDIASLAGVRSNALMGYGLVVGLDGSGDQTSQAPFTTQALRNLLTQLGVTIPTSVNPQLKNAAAVMVQAELPPFSRPGQLIDVTVASVGNAGSLRGGALLMTALKGADGQVYAIAQGNLVVGGFGVEGSDGSRVSLNVPSAGRIPNGASVERPAPAAFDPSGRLALQLHTADFTTAARVAETVNAVYGEGTAQAEDGVTIHIRAPHPAQRVAFLSELEVLEVDPGRAPARVVVNSRTGTIVIGESVRVRPAAVAHGSLSVTIAEQFQISQPAPFSDGETVVVPDSRIAVEQQGDGRMFLFDAGVTLAEIVQAVNQVGAAPGDLIAILEALKQAGALRAELVVI
- a CDS encoding SulP family inorganic anion transporter codes for the protein MNLRRHLPLLADLRGMGAAQVMQDLVAGTITAILLIPQALAYALLAGLPPEVGLYASVLPPVLYALTGSSRTLSLGPVAVAAVMVAAALTPFAGGDPQRYLGGALMLSAMVGAMLLVMGVLRLGWLTHFISHPVLSGFTTGAAIFIVGTQLAALTGIPVPRDVDFVGSLQALAAGLTTLNPVTVSFGLTAVGALLLARAPLLRLLQSMGLSASQAAVVSRAAPLLLVVVGVALSVVTAAAARHGVAVVGVIPQGLPVPSLAFLHAEGWRALLPSAALIALIGYVESISVARTLAFRRRQRIDPDQELRALGISNLGSAVAGAMPVAGGFSRSMVNFEAGAQTQLAAVITALWVALAAFGFTGLLAPLPKAVLAAIIVVAVWQLIDLRSLRHTFRFSRADGAAQAATLLGVLAFGIEAGLMIGVVMALTAFLYRTSRPHVATVGRIPGTEHFRNVHRHVVETWPALLLIRIDEHLYFANTPRLETELQQRVVDQAGVEDVVLVLSGVGFIDASGLEMLDSFEAALRSAGQRLHLAEVKGPVMDQLRATTLLQRLGPDRLHLSAEAAVRACRPVDAPRTVS
- the flgK gene encoding flagellar hook-associated protein FlgK, yielding MSDLLRIGSTALQAYSTALATTSHNVANAGTAGYSRQRVELSTQPTTGRIGNGVQPAQIRRLTDTWLQSRLTDDGAAASRHGAARDLLIRADTLLSDPTAGLAAPLNALNSATQALMADPASLSARQTLLAQAEGVADRFSQLDQGLVAMDREIDGRMRESVQTANQWIDRIDSLNRSISLAAPGNGGQPPADLLDQRDEAVRQLASQIGVRTVTQDSGNLAVFLEDGQPLVLDGQARHLTLEPTTASGRFQIRLEGTGGSVPVGRPAGGALAGLLDARAQAVDSPRAALQALATDIADAYNTAQAGGRDLDGNAGTALFTTPPLARAVDDPRALALAGPPPAGLADNAAWATVNAWSGAPLASRAGEVVGTLGLAAQQADARASAADALATQSRDALGSVAGVNLDEEAADLLRYQQAYQAAAQMIATADTVFQTLLNAVRR
- the flgJ gene encoding flagellar assembly peptidoglycan hydrolase FlgJ: MNPLDALSGNLTALRQEVRAAVPEAAREVARQFESLFAQQLLAGMRSTAKVPGSGVSDAGAYQSLFDQQMAGLMTRGKGLGLAEQLVQQWQRQGVVPDLATAPAAVLPTMRPPASPVTSAPAATRSLGDRITDFVERLAPLARDAARTLGVAPQAILAQAALETGFGRHQPGGTSHNLFGIKAGGRWQGAAVTATTTEVRQGISRRESAEFRRYDSAADSVRDYVSLLQQPRYAAARDTGHDIARFAQALQDAGYATDPRYAEKLTRLAAHPAIAGVTDHE
- a CDS encoding NAD(P)/FAD-dependent oxidoreductase, producing MNLPAHRHVVVIVGAGAGGLTVASLLKQARPDLDIALIDPAEYHCYQPAWTLVGAGEFRPEATRRPMAAVIPRGVSWLQARVTAFEPEHQVVVLEDGRRIGYRFLVTALGLQLDWDRIEGLTDTLGANGVCSNYRYDLAPYTWQTLQRLPRDAQALFTQPPMPIKCAGAPQKILYMAADHCRRRGQAVHAHFFTPGPAMFGVPFYAKALDRVVADYGITPHFGHRLIAVDGPARQATFEVTTDGNTAQQTHPFDLLHVVPPQSAPDVIKRSALADDSGWVSVDRHSLRHSRFDTVFGLGDCTTTPNSKTAAAVRAQAPVLVANLLRQLDGRGTERRYDGYASCPLTTSKGRIMLAEFAYDGAITPSFPLDPRVPRRSYWWLKKYYLPHLYWRMVGGHLGPDWHRARRFPEPLPAFVP
- a CDS encoding beta-lactamase hydrolase domain-containing protein → MNPTLPPLPMMGRPLPNVITAGQPSPEDFQALKAAGVTHVINLRPATEDAGFDQAALMQKLGLDYMVIPVAGADDLNADTARALDAAMAKAGETPVLVHCASANRVGALLALRAAWLMGTPVDQALALGRAGGLTRMEPMVAQLLQRGP
- a CDS encoding MBL fold metallo-hydrolase; translation: MIFRQFFDAESSTYTYLMASGQGREAVIIDPVREQLEHYLAAVTALELKLVKAIDTHTHADHITALGALRDRTGCVTLMGEFTKAECVSMSVREGERIDIDGVQLKALYTPGHTDESFSFVLRPERPAAVFTGDVLLIRGTGRTDFQGGDPHKSWDSIVNTLFRLPDDTLVYPAHDYKGWTASSIGEEKRHNPRLAGKDEAAYVDIMRNLNLANPKLMDVAVPANLACGKT